A part of Melittangium boletus DSM 14713 genomic DNA contains:
- a CDS encoding HD-GYP domain-containing protein — translation MEAIPPVPPRILIVDDDDSVRDVISVLLREEGYNCVVASGAEMALDLAGQEETPLVISDMKMPGKDGLWLLEQLRERYPDTSVIMLTGYGDTESAVDCLRRGAVDYLLKPPKLTDLIRAIERALAKRRIELARKRYQKKLERKVRDRTTELRNALRDIAHTYQSTLLALVSALDAREHETSDHSLRVVRYTSAIAERMGIKGPELDEIGRGALLHDIGKIGVPDAVLLKPGKLTPEEWLEMRKHPDIGFQMIQNIPFLATPAQIVLSHQERWDGQGYPRNLRGQEIHIGARIFAVADTLDAMTCDRPYRKGTTFANAIAEISRCAGTQFDREVVRAFLDIGEQALIKHKEDMHSRKLTLVQSEMQAHEAEATLARLSEDLDDLDQTIPGPTGPGSRATTPPAPGSPGGAPGANGPGVVLSVLAGGRQGNPRD, via the coding sequence GTGGAAGCCATCCCTCCCGTTCCTCCCCGGATCCTCATCGTCGACGACGACGACTCCGTCCGTGACGTCATCTCCGTCCTTCTCAGGGAAGAGGGATACAACTGCGTGGTGGCCAGTGGCGCCGAGATGGCCCTGGACCTCGCGGGCCAGGAAGAGACGCCCCTGGTCATCAGCGACATGAAGATGCCGGGCAAGGACGGCCTGTGGCTGCTCGAGCAGCTGCGCGAGCGCTACCCGGACACCTCCGTCATCATGCTCACCGGCTATGGGGACACCGAGTCCGCCGTGGACTGTCTGCGCCGGGGCGCGGTGGACTACCTGCTCAAGCCACCCAAGTTGACGGATCTCATCCGCGCCATCGAGCGGGCCCTCGCCAAGCGGCGCATCGAGCTGGCGCGCAAGCGCTACCAGAAGAAGCTCGAGCGCAAGGTGCGCGACCGCACCACGGAGCTGCGCAACGCGCTCAGGGACATCGCCCACACCTACCAGTCCACCCTGCTGGCGCTCGTGTCCGCCCTGGACGCGCGCGAGCACGAGACGTCGGATCACTCCCTGCGCGTGGTGCGCTACACGAGCGCCATCGCCGAGCGCATGGGCATCAAGGGCCCGGAGCTGGACGAGATCGGCCGGGGCGCGCTGCTGCACGACATCGGGAAGATTGGCGTGCCGGACGCCGTGCTGCTCAAGCCCGGCAAGCTCACGCCCGAGGAGTGGCTGGAGATGCGCAAGCATCCGGACATCGGCTTCCAGATGATCCAGAACATCCCCTTCCTCGCCACGCCCGCGCAGATCGTCCTGTCGCACCAGGAGCGCTGGGACGGCCAGGGCTACCCGCGCAACCTCCGGGGCCAGGAAATCCACATCGGCGCGCGCATCTTCGCCGTGGCGGACACCCTGGACGCGATGACCTGCGACCGCCCCTACCGCAAGGGCACGACCTTCGCCAACGCCATCGCGGAGATCTCCCGCTGCGCGGGGACCCAGTTCGACCGTGAGGTCGTCCGGGCCTTCCTCGACATCGGTGAGCAGGCGCTCATCAAGCACAAGGAGGACATGCACAGCCGGAAGCTGACGCTCGTGCAGTCGGAGATGCAGGCGCACGAGGCCGAGGCCACGCTCGCCCGGCTCTCCGAGGATCTGGACGATCTGGACCAGACCATCCCCGGGCCCACGGGTCCCGGTTCGCGCGCCACCACCCCACCCGCTCCGGGCTCGCCCGGAGGGGCACCGGGGGCCAACGGACCTGGCGTGGTGCTCTCCGTGCTGGCGGGCGGGCGGCAGGGCAATCCCCGCGACTGA
- a CDS encoding protoglobin domain-containing protein, with product MAETLFEELKRYVGFEPADGQRLLALHEVMQPRFAAIADVFYARILEHPQASQALAGESQVGHLKVTLQAWMEQLLRGPWDENYFLLRCRIGRMHVRIALPQHYMFGAMSVLRQELNRFLDEHQDWRTEDLRASRVALQKILDLELAIMLHTYREDLLAQQARHERLSTFGQLVGTIGHELRNPLGVIETSLFILKGRPLAGEERAAKHLTRIGEQVTLANRIISDLLDMIRDKPLKRESLRLDAVWTDALTSVHVPPGMSLSASGLDTLPTLRGDPGQMRQVFVNLLENAIQAVGETGRVVLSASSGPDAVELVLEDSGPGVSEPIRRRMFEPLMTTKARGIGLGLPLVKRILERHDGSIHYAPREGGGARFILRLSIPPDCR from the coding sequence ATGGCGGAAACCTTGTTCGAGGAGCTGAAGCGATACGTGGGTTTCGAGCCGGCGGATGGACAGCGGCTCCTGGCCCTTCATGAGGTGATGCAGCCGCGATTCGCCGCCATCGCGGACGTCTTCTACGCGCGCATCCTGGAGCATCCCCAGGCGAGTCAGGCGCTGGCGGGTGAGAGTCAGGTGGGCCACCTCAAGGTGACCCTCCAGGCGTGGATGGAGCAGTTGCTCCGCGGCCCCTGGGACGAGAACTACTTCCTGCTGCGCTGCCGCATCGGCCGCATGCACGTGCGCATCGCGCTGCCCCAGCACTACATGTTCGGCGCGATGAGCGTGCTTCGCCAGGAGCTCAACCGCTTCCTCGACGAGCATCAAGACTGGCGGACCGAGGACTTGCGCGCCTCGCGCGTGGCCCTGCAGAAGATCCTCGATCTCGAGCTGGCCATCATGTTGCACACCTACCGGGAGGATCTGCTCGCCCAGCAGGCGCGCCACGAGCGGCTGAGCACCTTCGGCCAGTTGGTGGGGACGATCGGGCACGAGCTGCGCAACCCCCTGGGCGTCATCGAGACGTCGCTCTTCATCCTCAAGGGCCGGCCCCTGGCGGGAGAGGAGCGCGCCGCCAAGCACCTGACGCGCATCGGGGAGCAGGTGACGCTGGCCAACCGGATCATCTCGGACCTGCTGGACATGATCCGCGACAAGCCGCTCAAGCGCGAGTCCCTGCGGCTCGACGCGGTGTGGACGGACGCGCTCACGTCGGTGCATGTGCCTCCGGGCATGTCCCTGTCCGCCTCGGGTCTGGACACCCTGCCCACGCTGCGTGGCGACCCGGGGCAGATGCGCCAGGTGTTCGTCAACCTGTTGGAGAACGCCATTCAAGCCGTGGGAGAGACGGGCCGGGTGGTGCTGTCGGCCTCGTCGGGCCCGGACGCGGTGGAGTTGGTTCTGGAGGACTCGGGGCCGGGCGTGAGCGAGCCCATCCGGCGCCGGATGTTCGAGCCCCTGATGACCACCAAGGCCCGGGGCATCGGCCTGGGCTTGCCGCTCGTCAAGCGCATCCTCGAGCGGCACGATGGGTCCATCCACTACGCTCCCCGTGAAGGAGGCGGGGCGCGGTTCATCCTTCGGTTGTCCATTCCCCCGGACTGCCGGTAA
- a CDS encoding response regulator produces MRRYLLLDDNEAFAENLAEILRDGGDDATVVTDGARALSLASSRRYDALLTDMKMPGMTGAEAVHHIRQVDPGLAVVVITAYPGEEELETARREGLLAVLPKPVPIPSLMSLLSRARRDGVVLLIEDDPSLGDTLSEELRVRGFSCVTARSAQEAEHLARVRPFAAVVDPRPPGGPEGEALRLLRASYPRLPVFVLTAPPEEGAPGASRRDTSVVSASTDTPALLDALERAHDSR; encoded by the coding sequence ATGAGGCGCTACCTGCTGCTCGACGACAACGAGGCCTTCGCGGAGAACCTGGCGGAGATCCTCCGGGACGGGGGAGACGACGCCACGGTGGTGACGGACGGGGCACGGGCCCTGTCGCTCGCGAGCTCGCGGCGCTATGACGCGCTGCTCACGGACATGAAGATGCCCGGCATGACGGGGGCGGAGGCGGTGCACCACATCCGCCAGGTGGACCCCGGCCTGGCCGTGGTGGTCATCACCGCCTACCCCGGCGAGGAGGAGCTGGAAACGGCCCGAAGGGAGGGGCTGCTCGCGGTGTTGCCCAAACCGGTGCCCATTCCCTCGCTCATGTCCCTGTTGTCCCGCGCGCGCCGTGACGGGGTGGTCCTGCTCATCGAGGACGATCCCTCCCTGGGCGACACCCTCTCCGAGGAGCTGCGTGTCCGTGGCTTCTCGTGCGTCACCGCGCGCTCCGCCCAGGAGGCCGAGCATCTGGCCCGGGTACGGCCCTTCGCGGCGGTGGTGGATCCCCGCCCCCCCGGGGGTCCCGAGGGCGAGGCGCTGCGCCTGCTCCGGGCGAGCTACCCCCGGTTGCCGGTGTTCGTGTTGACGGCGCCCCCGGAAGAGGGCGCTCCCGGCGCGTCCCGGCGCGACACGAGTGTCGTCTCCGCCTCAACGGACACCCCCGCCTTGCTGGACGCGCTGGAGCGCGCCCACGACTCGCGTTAA
- the moaA gene encoding GTP 3',8-cyclase MoaA: MMPLPSQAPVMPPLKDAQGRTMTYLRLSVTDRCNFRCTYCSPASWGGKKDLLSPGEFERIVSVFARMGIRRVRLTGGEPLIRPDILEVARSIAAVPGIGHVAITTNASHLARLAAPLREAGVSQLNISLDTLSESTFRRISKQGDLASVLEGIDTAAAAGFASLKLNVVVMRGVNDDEVPQLIAHAHARGMTPRFIELMPFGQGTPVPTAELVERLRTGGLALEEDEGPQGAAAGPARYWRAPGGLVGFISPLTQNFCGGCNRVRVASNGDLRSCLGGRAQAPLHTLIRGGATDEELALAIRQALGDKPEGHRFTEPGAGSALLSMMGIGG; this comes from the coding sequence ATGATGCCCTTGCCCTCCCAGGCTCCCGTGATGCCGCCCTTGAAGGACGCCCAGGGCAGGACCATGACGTACCTGCGCCTGTCCGTGACGGACCGGTGCAACTTCCGCTGCACGTACTGCTCGCCGGCGAGCTGGGGTGGGAAGAAGGACCTGCTCTCGCCCGGGGAGTTCGAGCGCATCGTCTCCGTGTTCGCGCGCATGGGCATCCGCCGGGTGCGGCTGACGGGCGGAGAGCCCCTCATCCGTCCGGACATCCTCGAGGTGGCGCGGAGCATCGCCGCGGTGCCGGGCATCGGGCACGTGGCCATCACCACCAACGCGAGCCACCTGGCGCGGCTGGCCGCTCCGCTGCGCGAGGCGGGCGTGTCCCAGCTCAACATCAGCCTGGATACCCTGTCGGAGAGCACCTTCCGGCGCATCTCCAAGCAGGGAGACCTCGCCTCGGTGCTGGAGGGAATCGACACGGCGGCGGCGGCGGGCTTCGCCTCGCTCAAGCTCAACGTCGTCGTCATGCGCGGGGTGAATGACGACGAGGTGCCCCAGCTCATCGCCCACGCCCACGCGCGGGGCATGACGCCCCGGTTCATCGAGTTGATGCCCTTCGGACAAGGCACGCCGGTGCCCACGGCCGAGCTGGTGGAACGGCTCCGGACCGGGGGCCTTGCGCTCGAGGAAGATGAGGGGCCCCAGGGGGCGGCGGCGGGGCCGGCGCGCTACTGGCGGGCGCCCGGGGGGCTCGTGGGCTTCATCTCGCCCCTCACCCAGAACTTCTGCGGCGGCTGCAACCGCGTGCGCGTGGCCTCCAACGGGGACTTGCGCAGCTGCCTCGGCGGCCGTGCCCAGGCGCCCCTGCACACCCTCATCCGCGGCGGCGCCACGGACGAGGAACTCGCCCTGGCCATCCGCCAGGCCCTCGGCGACAAGCCCGAGGGGCACCGCTTCACCGAGCCCGGGGCGGGCTCGGCCCTGCTGTCCATGATGGGCATCGGCGGCTGA
- a CDS encoding type 2 lanthipeptide synthetase LanM family protein — MSSPRFSDAAWYRTQTLTERLAIPEPFVAPTGAERPEWLLTLEQAFEDHSPANPATLQALTGALAESQRSLAGFLNLVAPLIDQGRRRLRQGIQRLRRDHPGAPFTEGVEQLLLASLPAPLLSMLHRTLILELNVCRIQDRLTGETPRERFLDFVHLLARRDVALELLEEYPVLARQLVNAIRQWGCFSLEFLTHLAQDWMELGAFMRLPPGDELTALEVGAGDTHNDGRSVILLGFNSGARLVYKPRSLAVELHFQHLLTWLNARGMEPAFRTLKVLTRDTYGWVEFVAAEGCQTPEELERFYTRQGAYLALLHAISATDFHSENLIAAGEHPILTDLEALFHPPPQRIAGEFEPQVVRQMMSSVMGVGLLPGRAWLDTNSDGLEISGLAGGLPQMWPHATPIITGSGTDTMRLARQRVMSEGSANRPTLQGQHVDVARYAAPLMEGFIRLYRLLRRHGQAFCATDGPLSSFVDDEIRVVLRTTHGYSLMRQESYHPDLLRDALDRERFFDKLRVGVADLATMDPVLAAERADLDNGDIPMFTTRPRSRDLWSHGHGCIPGFLETTALEHVQRRLRTFNEEDLSRQLWFIQASFTTLAMGGERAVWTRYPRREPAQEASRERLLATARTLGDRLERIAVRGEQDIGWVGLTIVNDRYWSLVPTSIDLYSGTAGIALFLGYLGHVTGEARYTHLAKLSLTTARQLVERDREQVKQLGGYFGWGGFLYAMTHLGGLWREPSLWTEAEAVLPHLEPLIDGDESFDVLTGSAGTLLSLLGLHGVQGSRAALDAAIRCGERLLAMARPMREGTGWYVKGVAEWPLSGFSHGAAGIALSLLELATTTGDSRFRETACRALDYERSLFSTQARNWADLRVPENTPSEERNSRFSVGWCHGAPGIGMARLGSMRHLDDPRLKADAEAAVQTTLEHGFGMNHSLCHGDLGNLELILLASQAFGDGALKSRAYRLAHMILDNIDERGWQCGVPLGVETPGLMTGLAGIGYGLLRLASPEQVPSVLTLAPPPPRQPHADARGEGPSGLTSAPNPRLSGGSSMGGQGCADGCGR; from the coding sequence ATGTCTTCGCCTCGCTTCAGTGACGCCGCCTGGTACCGCACCCAAACCCTGACGGAACGCCTCGCGATCCCAGAGCCCTTCGTGGCTCCGACTGGCGCCGAGCGCCCCGAGTGGCTTCTCACCCTGGAGCAGGCGTTCGAGGACCATTCCCCCGCCAACCCCGCCACCCTCCAGGCCCTGACCGGGGCCCTCGCGGAGTCACAGCGCTCGCTCGCGGGATTTCTCAACCTGGTCGCGCCGTTGATCGATCAGGGCCGGCGGCGGCTCCGGCAGGGCATCCAGCGACTCCGGCGCGACCATCCCGGAGCGCCATTCACGGAGGGTGTGGAACAGCTCCTGCTCGCCTCCCTCCCCGCCCCGTTGCTGTCGATGCTCCATCGCACCCTGATCCTGGAACTCAATGTCTGTCGCATCCAGGACAGGCTGACGGGGGAAACGCCACGAGAGCGATTCCTGGATTTCGTGCACCTGCTCGCGCGGCGTGATGTCGCCCTGGAACTGCTGGAGGAGTACCCCGTCCTGGCGCGGCAGCTCGTCAATGCCATCCGCCAGTGGGGGTGCTTCAGCCTCGAATTCCTCACGCATCTCGCCCAGGACTGGATGGAGCTGGGTGCCTTCATGAGGCTTCCGCCTGGGGATGAGCTCACCGCCCTCGAGGTGGGGGCGGGAGACACGCACAACGACGGCAGGTCGGTGATCCTGCTGGGGTTCAACTCCGGAGCCAGGCTGGTCTACAAGCCGCGCTCCCTGGCCGTGGAGCTGCACTTCCAGCACCTGCTGACCTGGCTCAACGCGCGGGGAATGGAGCCCGCCTTCCGCACCTTGAAGGTCCTGACTCGGGACACGTACGGCTGGGTCGAGTTCGTCGCGGCGGAGGGCTGCCAGACGCCAGAAGAACTCGAGCGCTTCTACACACGCCAGGGGGCCTATCTCGCGCTGCTCCATGCCATCAGCGCGACCGACTTCCACTCGGAGAACCTGATCGCCGCGGGCGAGCACCCCATCCTGACCGACCTGGAAGCCCTGTTCCACCCACCGCCTCAACGCATCGCGGGCGAATTCGAGCCCCAGGTCGTCCGGCAAATGATGTCCTCCGTGATGGGCGTGGGACTGCTTCCTGGCCGCGCATGGCTCGACACGAACTCCGATGGACTGGAGATCAGTGGCCTGGCGGGAGGGCTGCCTCAGATGTGGCCCCACGCCACGCCCATCATCACGGGCTCGGGCACGGACACCATGCGGCTCGCCCGCCAGCGCGTGATGAGCGAGGGCTCGGCGAACCGCCCCACCCTCCAGGGACAACACGTCGACGTCGCCCGGTACGCCGCTCCCCTGATGGAGGGTTTCATCCGGCTCTACCGGCTCCTGCGGCGGCACGGCCAGGCCTTCTGTGCAACGGACGGGCCCCTCTCCTCCTTCGTGGATGACGAGATCCGCGTCGTCCTGCGCACCACCCACGGCTATTCGCTCATGCGCCAGGAGAGCTACCATCCCGATCTCCTCCGAGACGCACTCGACCGGGAGCGCTTCTTCGACAAGCTCCGGGTGGGCGTCGCGGACCTGGCCACCATGGACCCGGTGCTCGCCGCGGAGCGCGCGGACCTGGACAACGGCGACATTCCGATGTTCACCACGCGGCCCCGCTCGCGCGACCTCTGGAGCCACGGCCACGGGTGCATCCCGGGCTTCCTCGAGACGACGGCCCTGGAGCACGTCCAGCGGCGGCTGCGAACGTTCAACGAAGAGGATCTCTCGAGGCAACTCTGGTTCATCCAGGCCTCCTTCACCACCCTGGCCATGGGGGGTGAGCGCGCGGTCTGGACCCGCTATCCCCGGCGGGAGCCCGCCCAGGAGGCGTCCCGGGAGCGGCTTCTCGCCACGGCTCGCACGCTGGGCGACAGGCTGGAGCGGATCGCGGTGCGGGGTGAGCAGGACATCGGCTGGGTCGGACTGACGATCGTCAATGACCGCTACTGGAGCCTCGTTCCCACCTCCATCGACCTGTACTCGGGAACCGCGGGGATCGCGCTCTTTCTCGGCTACCTGGGGCACGTAACAGGAGAGGCGCGCTACACGCACCTCGCGAAGCTGTCACTGACCACGGCTCGCCAACTGGTGGAGCGAGACCGGGAACAGGTGAAGCAGCTCGGTGGGTACTTCGGATGGGGAGGCTTCCTCTACGCGATGACCCACCTCGGCGGTCTCTGGCGAGAGCCCTCCTTGTGGACGGAGGCCGAGGCGGTCCTCCCTCACCTGGAGCCGTTGATTGACGGGGATGAGTCATTCGATGTCTTGACGGGCTCGGCGGGCACCCTGCTGAGCCTGCTTGGACTGCATGGCGTCCAGGGCTCGCGCGCGGCGCTCGACGCGGCGATCCGCTGCGGCGAGCGGCTACTGGCCATGGCCCGACCCATGCGCGAGGGAACGGGCTGGTACGTCAAGGGCGTCGCCGAATGGCCGCTCTCCGGCTTCTCCCACGGCGCCGCGGGCATCGCGTTGTCACTGTTGGAGCTGGCGACCACCACCGGGGATTCGCGGTTCCGGGAGACCGCTTGCCGGGCGCTCGACTACGAGCGAAGCCTCTTTTCCACCCAGGCTCGCAACTGGGCCGACCTGCGCGTCCCCGAGAACACTCCCTCCGAGGAGCGAAACTCCCGCTTCTCGGTCGGATGGTGTCATGGCGCTCCGGGCATCGGCATGGCGCGTCTCGGCTCGATGCGGCATCTCGATGACCCCAGGCTGAAAGCGGATGCCGAGGCCGCTGTCCAAACGACGCTGGAGCATGGCTTCGGGATGAACCACTCCCTCTGTCATGGCGACCTCGGCAACCTCGAACTCATCCTCTTGGCGAGTCAGGCATTCGGAGACGGCGCGCTCAAGAGCCGCGCCTACCGGTTGGCTCACATGATCCTCGACAACATCGACGAGCGGGGCTGGCAATGCGGAGTCCCCCTGGGCGTCGAGACGCCCGGATTGATGACGGGGCTGGCGGGTATCGGCTACGGCCTCTTGCGACTGGCGAGTCCCGAGCAGGTGCCCTCCGTCCTGACACTCGCGCCACCACCGCCGCGTCAGCCACACGCGGACGCGCGAGGCGAGGGCCCCAGCGGGCTCACATCCGCTCCCAATCCACGTCTCTCCGGAGGGAGCTCCATGGGAGGCCAGGGATGCGCCGATGGGTGTGGACGATGA
- a CDS encoding ATP-binding protein: protein MSVSHSLSAPHVLVVEDNAAFLDNLRELLDDAGYRVTGALSCREALERAEAGFDVALVDLRLPDGEGTELARELKEKVPESEVVLLTGFATVETAVAAVRAGACAYLMKPCAPSELLLTLEQAMRQVRLHAEKRELARRAQVTEKLAAVGSMTASLSHVIRNPLNAAALQLSMLERRVRRLSAEQQPQLLEPLLLVRDEIRRLDHTLEDFLQFARPRGFRPEPVEVKALLRRVVDFLAGQAEERQVRLELEGDGGATLPPLRGEEERLRQVLIHLTLNALEASPSGGLVRLSVSREAGLACIGVEDSGEGVPLELRERVFEPFFTTKEEGSGLGLSIVQAIVMQHGGSLEVVNAPSGGARFLLRLPLMS, encoded by the coding sequence ATGAGCGTCTCCCATTCCCTGTCCGCTCCCCACGTGCTGGTCGTCGAGGACAACGCGGCCTTCCTGGACAACCTCCGCGAGCTGCTCGACGACGCGGGCTACCGGGTGACCGGCGCGCTGAGCTGCCGCGAGGCCCTGGAGCGGGCGGAGGCGGGCTTCGACGTGGCCCTGGTGGACCTGCGGTTGCCGGATGGGGAGGGGACCGAGCTGGCGAGGGAACTCAAGGAGAAGGTGCCCGAGTCCGAGGTGGTGTTGCTCACGGGGTTCGCCACGGTGGAGACGGCCGTGGCGGCGGTGCGCGCGGGCGCGTGTGCCTACCTGATGAAGCCCTGTGCGCCGAGCGAGCTGTTGCTCACCCTGGAGCAGGCCATGCGCCAGGTGCGCCTGCACGCGGAGAAGCGCGAGCTGGCGCGCCGGGCCCAGGTGACGGAGAAGCTCGCCGCGGTGGGCTCCATGACGGCGAGCTTGTCGCATGTGATTCGCAACCCCCTCAACGCGGCGGCCTTGCAGCTGTCGATGCTGGAGCGGCGGGTGCGGAGGTTGTCCGCGGAGCAGCAGCCTCAGCTCCTGGAGCCGTTGCTGTTGGTGCGTGATGAGATCCGCCGGTTGGACCATACGCTCGAGGACTTCCTCCAGTTCGCGCGGCCCCGGGGCTTCCGCCCCGAGCCCGTGGAGGTGAAGGCCCTGCTTCGGCGCGTGGTGGACTTCCTGGCCGGTCAGGCCGAGGAGCGACAGGTGCGGCTGGAGCTGGAGGGAGACGGAGGCGCCACGTTGCCGCCCCTCCGGGGTGAGGAAGAGCGATTGCGCCAAGTGCTCATCCACCTGACCCTCAACGCGCTGGAGGCCTCGCCCTCGGGCGGGCTGGTGCGGCTGTCCGTGAGCCGGGAAGCGGGCCTGGCGTGCATCGGGGTGGAGGATTCGGGCGAGGGTGTTCCCCTGGAGCTGCGGGAGCGGGTCTTCGAGCCTTTCTTCACCACCAAGGAAGAGGGCTCGGGGCTGGGGTTGTCCATCGTCCAGGCCATCGTCATGCAGCATGGAGGCTCGTTGGAGGTGGTGAATGCCCCCTCCGGAGGCGCCCGGTTCCTGCTGCGCCTGCCCCTGATGTCTTGA
- a CDS encoding LysR family transcriptional regulator: MDLNELLIFAKVVQAGSFTAAARSLRMPKSTVSRKVSELEARVGAQLLQRTTRQLRLTDVGQAYYEHCARIVAEAEEAELAVTRMQAAPHGLLRVTTPLTFGVLGPLIAAFLQRYPEVQLELVCTDRTVNLVEEGFDVAVRAGRLADSSLMARKIGTIGRIVVAAPEYIQARGMPKTPKELEKHDCLVFGTVREGHVWTLHSGNRSVDVPIQTRLVVNEPDMLRALALAGAGVALLPHVDNAADISARRLQRLLPDWSSAEAPVHALYSSTRHHSPKVMAFVDFLREHWPRAS; this comes from the coding sequence GTGGATCTCAACGAGTTGCTCATCTTCGCCAAGGTGGTGCAGGCCGGAAGCTTCACGGCGGCGGCACGGAGCCTGCGAATGCCCAAGTCCACGGTCAGCCGCAAGGTGTCCGAGCTCGAGGCGCGGGTGGGCGCCCAGTTGCTGCAAAGGACGACGCGCCAGTTGCGCCTCACGGATGTGGGCCAGGCCTATTACGAGCACTGCGCGCGCATCGTGGCCGAGGCCGAGGAGGCGGAGCTGGCCGTCACGCGCATGCAGGCCGCGCCTCATGGACTGCTGCGCGTGACGACCCCCCTGACCTTCGGAGTCCTCGGGCCGCTCATCGCGGCGTTCCTCCAACGCTACCCCGAGGTGCAACTCGAGCTGGTGTGCACGGATCGCACGGTGAACCTGGTCGAGGAAGGCTTCGACGTGGCCGTGCGCGCCGGACGGCTGGCGGACTCCTCGCTCATGGCCCGGAAGATCGGGACCATCGGGCGCATCGTGGTGGCGGCGCCGGAGTACATCCAGGCAAGGGGCATGCCCAAGACGCCCAAGGAGCTGGAAAAGCACGACTGCCTCGTCTTCGGCACCGTCCGCGAGGGCCATGTCTGGACCCTTCACTCCGGCAACCGCTCGGTCGATGTCCCCATCCAGACGCGCCTTGTCGTGAACGAACCCGACATGCTCCGCGCGCTGGCGCTGGCGGGCGCGGGAGTCGCCCTGCTGCCCCACGTGGACAACGCCGCGGACATCTCCGCCCGACGCCTGCAGCGCCTGCTTCCGGACTGGAGCTCAGCCGAGGCCCCGGTCCACGCGCTCTACTCGAGCACCCGGCACCATTCCCCCAAGGTGATGGCCTTCGTGGACTTCCTGCGCGAGCACTGGCCCCGCGCCTCCTGA
- a CDS encoding DUF4870 domain-containing protein, producing METRQHEGFITGSPAPTADEKTWGMLAHLSALVTGIFGFSFLGPLIVMLTKGKESAWVEQHAKESLNFQISVTIVSWVTVITMFCLVGFLLVPVLLAALVLTIIAGIKANNGETYRYPASIRLVK from the coding sequence ATGGAAACGCGGCAGCACGAGGGCTTCATCACCGGTTCTCCGGCACCGACGGCGGATGAGAAGACGTGGGGAATGCTGGCCCACCTGAGCGCCCTGGTGACGGGCATCTTTGGTTTCTCCTTCCTGGGGCCGCTCATCGTCATGCTCACCAAGGGCAAGGAGTCCGCCTGGGTGGAACAGCACGCGAAGGAATCGCTCAACTTCCAGATCTCCGTCACCATCGTCTCGTGGGTGACGGTCATCACCATGTTCTGCCTGGTGGGCTTCCTTCTGGTCCCCGTGCTGCTCGCCGCGCTGGTGCTGACCATCATCGCGGGCATCAAGGCCAACAATGGGGAGACGTACCGTTACCCGGCGTCGATCCGGCTCGTGAAGTAG
- a CDS encoding mersacidin/lichenicidin family type 2 lantibiotic, which translates to MSRIDIARAWKDPSYLESLSEEERALVPANPAGEIALSEDDLAVIVGGLRIQPTTVSTGTGSKNPPCQCTCLLSD; encoded by the coding sequence ATGTCCCGCATCGACATCGCCCGTGCGTGGAAGGACCCGTCCTACCTGGAGAGCTTGAGCGAAGAGGAGCGTGCTCTCGTTCCCGCGAACCCCGCGGGTGAGATCGCGCTCTCGGAGGATGACCTCGCCGTCATCGTCGGCGGCCTCCGCATCCAGCCCACCACCGTCAGCACCGGCACGGGCAGCAAGAATCCGCCGTGCCAGTGCACCTGTCTTCTGTCGGATTGA
- a CDS encoding pirin family protein produces MLTLRNSEARGHANHGWLDSHHTFSFSDYYDPSFMGFRALRVINEDRVAGRSGFGTHPHRDMEIITYVLSGQLEHRDSMGSKGVLRAGEMQRMTAGTGVLHSEMNSADEEVHFLQIWVLPERKGLTPDYEQKLFTREERQGGFRLVVSPEGHNGSLRVNQDLRLYSTILGQGQKAEHTLAPGRHAWLQVARGAGTLNGVAVKAGDGVAVSEESKLELLASEPMEALLFDLA; encoded by the coding sequence ATGTTGACCCTCAGGAACTCGGAAGCGCGCGGACATGCGAACCACGGGTGGTTGGACTCCCACCACACCTTCTCGTTCTCGGACTACTACGACCCCTCGTTCATGGGTTTTCGCGCCCTGCGCGTCATCAACGAGGACCGCGTGGCCGGGCGCAGCGGCTTTGGCACCCATCCCCACCGGGACATGGAGATCATCACCTACGTGCTCTCCGGACAGCTCGAGCACCGCGACAGCATGGGCTCCAAGGGCGTGCTGCGCGCGGGTGAGATGCAGCGGATGACGGCGGGCACGGGCGTGCTGCACAGCGAGATGAACAGCGCGGACGAGGAAGTCCACTTCCTGCAGATATGGGTCCTCCCCGAGCGCAAGGGGCTCACGCCGGACTATGAGCAGAAGCTCTTCACGCGCGAGGAGCGCCAGGGAGGCTTCCGGCTCGTGGTGTCCCCCGAGGGCCACAACGGCTCCCTGCGGGTGAATCAGGATCTGCGGCTGTACAGCACGATTCTGGGCCAGGGACAGAAGGCCGAGCACACGCTGGCTCCGGGGCGGCATGCCTGGTTGCAGGTAGCGCGCGGCGCGGGAACGCTCAACGGGGTGGCCGTGAAGGCCGGCGACGGCGTGGCCGTGTCCGAGGAGTCGAAGCTGGAACTCCTGGCGTCCGAGCCCATGGAAGCCCTGCTCTTCGATCTCGCGTGA